From the genome of Pseudomonas migulae:
TGCTCGAAGACATCGGCCTGGGCAATCGCATGGCTTACGTGGTCGCCCGCCGCCTGCTCGGCGAAGGCGAACAGCTGCCAAGCCCGGAAGGTCCGCTGGCGATTCGCGGCACCGAAGGCCTGGTCCTCAGCTACGCCAAGTGCTGCACGCCGATCCCGGGCGACCCGATTGTCGGTCACCTGTCCGCCGGCAAAGGCATGGTCGTGCACCTGGACAACTGCCGCAACATCAGCGAAATCCGCCACAACCCGGAAAAATGCATCCAGCTCTCGTGGGCCAAGGATGTCACCGGCGAATTCAACGTCGAGCTGCGCGTCGAGCTGGAACACCAGCGTGGCCTGATCGCCCTGCTGGCCAGCAGCGTCAACGCGGCGGACGGCAATATCGAAAAAATCAGCATGGACGAACGCGATGGTCGCATCAGCGTGGTCCAACTGGTGGTCAGCGTGCACGACCGCGTGCACCTGGCCCGCGTGATCAAGAAACTGCGCGCACTGACCGGGGTGATTCGCATCACCCGCATGCGTGCCTAAGCCAACCTATTACAAGGAGTCATTCATGACCAAGACAGTTATCACCAGCGACAAGGCCCCGGCCGCTATCGGTACTTACTCCCAGGCGATCAAGGCTGGCAACACCGTCTACATGTCGGGTCAGATTCCTCTGGACCCAAAAACCATGGAACTGGTTGAAGGCTTCGAAGCCCAGACCGTACAGGTGTTCGAAAACCTGAAAGCCGTGGCCGAAGCGGCTGGCGGTTCGTTCAAGGACATCGTCAAACTGAACATCTTCCTCACCGACCTGAGCCACTTCGCCAAGGTCAACGAGATCATGGGCAAGTACTTTGACCAGCCCTACCCTGCCCGCGCCGCCATCGGCGTAGCCGCCCTGCCGAAGGGTTCGCAGGTTGAAATGGATGCCATTCTGGTCATCGAGTAATGCGTCCGGCGCAGCCCCAAGGGCTGCGTCGATTCTGTTTTGAAAGGATTCCACCATGCGCCAAGCGCTAGCTCTCTCGCTGATCGCCCTGTTCTTGGGCGGTTGTGCCAGCAACCCTGCCGACCGTGACATCAGCGGCACCTGGATCAATCAGGTGGCGATCGACGCTGCGTCCAAAGGCGGCCCCCTGCGTGAAGCGCTCCAGGCTTACGGCCCGAACCTGGAATGGGACGTCAACACCAAGGCCGGCCAGGCCCGCTACACCAACGGTTTTGAAAACGTCGAAGGCAAGTTGCTGGGCGAAGAGTCCGGCGCCTGGAAAGTCGACTTCTATGGCAGCTCCGCCAGCGAACTGAAGCGTGACGGCAAGCAACTGAGCCAGGTCGCCAGCGACAATGAACCTGCACAGGTCTTTGATCGCGCCCTGATCCCGGTGCCGGATGGCGCACCGATGGGTGCCAGCTTCGAACGCGCGCTGTATTCGGCCTACATGGGCGGTAGCTGGAAAGTCGTCAGCGGCCCCGGTGAAGGCGGCACTGTGCAATTCCAGGCCGACGGCCAGGTGACCGGCCTGCCGGGTGCGGATCGCTATGCACTGTGTCTGGCTGGCGATTGCGCGTCGATGAGCGGTGGCGACGACAACATGTGGCTGCAGT
Proteins encoded in this window:
- a CDS encoding RidA family protein translates to MTKTVITSDKAPAAIGTYSQAIKAGNTVYMSGQIPLDPKTMELVEGFEAQTVQVFENLKAVAEAAGGSFKDIVKLNIFLTDLSHFAKVNEIMGKYFDQPYPARAAIGVAALPKGSQVEMDAILVIE